One genomic region from Harpia harpyja isolate bHarHar1 chromosome 1, bHarHar1 primary haplotype, whole genome shotgun sequence encodes:
- the STEAP4 gene encoding metalloreductase STEAP4 isoform X2: protein MNKNSSNTMALAPNTSSKRETVCIFGTGDFGRALGHKMIQSGYPVVFGSRSTQTSSLIPKGAEVFSHAEAAQKAAIIIIAIQRQHYNFLIPLAEILRGKVLVDVSNNLKINQYPESNAEYLAQLVPGAKVVKAFNTVSAWALQSGTLDASRQVFVCGDDMEAKQMVMDIVRALGLTPVDQGSLLAAQEIENYPLQLFPMWKFPILLSLGLTAFFFFYCLARDVIYPYVYENKDFSFFIAISIPNRICPILALILLALVYLPGVLAAIIQLYRGTKYRRFPDWLDKWLLCRKQLGLVALAFASLHVLYTLVIPIRFFVRWRISSRIVSQALNNKTEPLNTTNAWLSDSYVALGILGFFLFVLLGITSLPSVSNNVNWREFRFVQSKLGYLTLILCTAHTLVYGGNRFLSPSSYRWYLPNAYMLSLIVPCIVLVVKFVLIFPCLDKPLTRIRQGWERNPQYSEQSNYIINKSAV from the exons atgaataAAAATTCTTCCAACACAATGGCTTTGGCTCCTAACACTTCTAGCAAAAGAGAGACAGTGTGCATATTTGGAACTGGAGATTTTGGAAGAGCTCTGGGGCATAAAATGATTCAGTCCGGCTACCCTGTCGTGTTTGGAAGCCGGAGCACACAGACATCCAGCCTGATTCCCAAGGGTGCAGAGGTGTTCAGCCATGCAGAGGCAGCACAGAAAGCTGCCATCATCATTATCGCAATCCAGAGGCAACATTACAACTTCCTTATACCACTAGCAGAAATTCTGCGTGGGAAAGTCTTGGTGGATGTAAGcaacaacttaaaaataaaccagtaTCCTGAATCCAATGCAGAGTACCTCGCTCAGCTGGTGCCTGGCGCTAAGGTTGTGAAAGCCTTTAACACCGTGTCAGCCTGGGCCTTGCAGTCGGGCACATTGGATGCAAGCCGGCAG GTGTTTGTCTGTGGAGACGACATGGAAGCTAAACAAATGGTGATGGACATTGTTCGTGCACTGGGTCTCACTCCAGTAGATCAGGGATCCCTCTTGGCTGCTCAGGAAATAGAAAATTACCCTCTGCAGCTCTTTCCAATGTGGAAGTTTCCCATCCTTTTGTCCCTTGGCTTAACTGCATTCTTCTTCTTCTACTGTTTGGCTCGTGATGTAATTTACCCTTATGTTTATGAAAACAAagacttttcattttttattgcaATTTCCATTCCAAATAGGATCTGCCCTATATTGGCACTCATCCTTCTTGCCTTGGTTTATCTTCCTGGTGTACTTGCTGCAATTATTCAGTTATACAGAGGTACCAAATACCGCCGTTTCCCAGACTGGCTGGACAAATGGCTGCTGTGTAGGAAACAACTTGGACTAGTAGCCTTGGCATTTGCTTCTCTGCATGTTTTGTACACTCTTGTTATCCCAATTCGCTTCTTTGTAAGATGGAGAATCAGCAGCCGAATTGTCTCCCAG GCACTGAACAATAAAACAGAACCACTCAACACCACAAATGCCTGGCTTAGTGACTCTTATGTGGCTTTGGggattttaggattttttttatttgttcttctgggAATAACTTCCCTGCCTTCAGTCAGCAACAATGTCAACTGGCGAGAATTTCGATTTGTACAG TCCAAACTGGGATATCTGACACTGATTTTGTGCACTGCACACACACTGGTTTACGGTGGAAACCGATTCCTGAGCCCGTCATCATACAGATGGTATCTTCCAAATGCCTATATGCTCTCTCTCATTGTTCCATGCATTGTACTGGTTGTCAAATTTGTGCTGATATTTCCTTGTCTAGACAAACCTCTCACGCGAATTCGacagggctgggagaggaatCCCCAATACTCAGAACAGTCAAATTACATTATCAATAAGTCTGCTGTATAA
- the STEAP4 gene encoding metalloreductase STEAP4 isoform X3, producing the protein MSEVFSMVNVREDFQKHTRKMQARLNYYKMNKNSSNTMALAPNTSSKRETVCIFGTGDFGRALGHKMIQSGYPVVFGSRSTQTSSLIPKGAEVFSHAEAAQKAAIIIIAIQRQHYNFLIPLAEILRGKVLVDVSNNLKINQYPESNAEYLAQLVPGAKVVKAFNTVSAWALQSGTLDASRQVFVCGDDMEAKQMVMDIVRALGLTPVDQGSLLAAQEIENYPLQLFPMWKFPILLSLGLTAFFFFYCLARDVIYPYVYENKDFSFFIAISIPNRICPILALILLALVYLPGVLAAIIQLYRGTKYRRFPDWLDKWLLCRKQLGLVALAFASLHVLYTLVIPIRFFVRWRISSRIVSQALNNKTEPLNTTNAWLSDSYVALGILGFFLFVLLGITSLPSVSNNVNWREFRFVQLNLWVGV; encoded by the exons atgaataAAAATTCTTCCAACACAATGGCTTTGGCTCCTAACACTTCTAGCAAAAGAGAGACAGTGTGCATATTTGGAACTGGAGATTTTGGAAGAGCTCTGGGGCATAAAATGATTCAGTCCGGCTACCCTGTCGTGTTTGGAAGCCGGAGCACACAGACATCCAGCCTGATTCCCAAGGGTGCAGAGGTGTTCAGCCATGCAGAGGCAGCACAGAAAGCTGCCATCATCATTATCGCAATCCAGAGGCAACATTACAACTTCCTTATACCACTAGCAGAAATTCTGCGTGGGAAAGTCTTGGTGGATGTAAGcaacaacttaaaaataaaccagtaTCCTGAATCCAATGCAGAGTACCTCGCTCAGCTGGTGCCTGGCGCTAAGGTTGTGAAAGCCTTTAACACCGTGTCAGCCTGGGCCTTGCAGTCGGGCACATTGGATGCAAGCCGGCAG GTGTTTGTCTGTGGAGACGACATGGAAGCTAAACAAATGGTGATGGACATTGTTCGTGCACTGGGTCTCACTCCAGTAGATCAGGGATCCCTCTTGGCTGCTCAGGAAATAGAAAATTACCCTCTGCAGCTCTTTCCAATGTGGAAGTTTCCCATCCTTTTGTCCCTTGGCTTAACTGCATTCTTCTTCTTCTACTGTTTGGCTCGTGATGTAATTTACCCTTATGTTTATGAAAACAAagacttttcattttttattgcaATTTCCATTCCAAATAGGATCTGCCCTATATTGGCACTCATCCTTCTTGCCTTGGTTTATCTTCCTGGTGTACTTGCTGCAATTATTCAGTTATACAGAGGTACCAAATACCGCCGTTTCCCAGACTGGCTGGACAAATGGCTGCTGTGTAGGAAACAACTTGGACTAGTAGCCTTGGCATTTGCTTCTCTGCATGTTTTGTACACTCTTGTTATCCCAATTCGCTTCTTTGTAAGATGGAGAATCAGCAGCCGAATTGTCTCCCAG GCACTGAACAATAAAACAGAACCACTCAACACCACAAATGCCTGGCTTAGTGACTCTTATGTGGCTTTGGggattttaggattttttttatttgttcttctgggAATAACTTCCCTGCCTTCAGTCAGCAACAATGTCAACTGGCGAGAATTTCGATTTGTACAG ctgaaCCTATGGGTTGGAGTTTAA
- the STEAP4 gene encoding metalloreductase STEAP4 isoform X1, with the protein MSEVFSMVNVREDFQKHTRKMQARLNYYKMNKNSSNTMALAPNTSSKRETVCIFGTGDFGRALGHKMIQSGYPVVFGSRSTQTSSLIPKGAEVFSHAEAAQKAAIIIIAIQRQHYNFLIPLAEILRGKVLVDVSNNLKINQYPESNAEYLAQLVPGAKVVKAFNTVSAWALQSGTLDASRQVFVCGDDMEAKQMVMDIVRALGLTPVDQGSLLAAQEIENYPLQLFPMWKFPILLSLGLTAFFFFYCLARDVIYPYVYENKDFSFFIAISIPNRICPILALILLALVYLPGVLAAIIQLYRGTKYRRFPDWLDKWLLCRKQLGLVALAFASLHVLYTLVIPIRFFVRWRISSRIVSQALNNKTEPLNTTNAWLSDSYVALGILGFFLFVLLGITSLPSVSNNVNWREFRFVQSKLGYLTLILCTAHTLVYGGNRFLSPSSYRWYLPNAYMLSLIVPCIVLVVKFVLIFPCLDKPLTRIRQGWERNPQYSEQSNYIINKSAV; encoded by the exons atgaataAAAATTCTTCCAACACAATGGCTTTGGCTCCTAACACTTCTAGCAAAAGAGAGACAGTGTGCATATTTGGAACTGGAGATTTTGGAAGAGCTCTGGGGCATAAAATGATTCAGTCCGGCTACCCTGTCGTGTTTGGAAGCCGGAGCACACAGACATCCAGCCTGATTCCCAAGGGTGCAGAGGTGTTCAGCCATGCAGAGGCAGCACAGAAAGCTGCCATCATCATTATCGCAATCCAGAGGCAACATTACAACTTCCTTATACCACTAGCAGAAATTCTGCGTGGGAAAGTCTTGGTGGATGTAAGcaacaacttaaaaataaaccagtaTCCTGAATCCAATGCAGAGTACCTCGCTCAGCTGGTGCCTGGCGCTAAGGTTGTGAAAGCCTTTAACACCGTGTCAGCCTGGGCCTTGCAGTCGGGCACATTGGATGCAAGCCGGCAG GTGTTTGTCTGTGGAGACGACATGGAAGCTAAACAAATGGTGATGGACATTGTTCGTGCACTGGGTCTCACTCCAGTAGATCAGGGATCCCTCTTGGCTGCTCAGGAAATAGAAAATTACCCTCTGCAGCTCTTTCCAATGTGGAAGTTTCCCATCCTTTTGTCCCTTGGCTTAACTGCATTCTTCTTCTTCTACTGTTTGGCTCGTGATGTAATTTACCCTTATGTTTATGAAAACAAagacttttcattttttattgcaATTTCCATTCCAAATAGGATCTGCCCTATATTGGCACTCATCCTTCTTGCCTTGGTTTATCTTCCTGGTGTACTTGCTGCAATTATTCAGTTATACAGAGGTACCAAATACCGCCGTTTCCCAGACTGGCTGGACAAATGGCTGCTGTGTAGGAAACAACTTGGACTAGTAGCCTTGGCATTTGCTTCTCTGCATGTTTTGTACACTCTTGTTATCCCAATTCGCTTCTTTGTAAGATGGAGAATCAGCAGCCGAATTGTCTCCCAG GCACTGAACAATAAAACAGAACCACTCAACACCACAAATGCCTGGCTTAGTGACTCTTATGTGGCTTTGGggattttaggattttttttatttgttcttctgggAATAACTTCCCTGCCTTCAGTCAGCAACAATGTCAACTGGCGAGAATTTCGATTTGTACAG TCCAAACTGGGATATCTGACACTGATTTTGTGCACTGCACACACACTGGTTTACGGTGGAAACCGATTCCTGAGCCCGTCATCATACAGATGGTATCTTCCAAATGCCTATATGCTCTCTCTCATTGTTCCATGCATTGTACTGGTTGTCAAATTTGTGCTGATATTTCCTTGTCTAGACAAACCTCTCACGCGAATTCGacagggctgggagaggaatCCCCAATACTCAGAACAGTCAAATTACATTATCAATAAGTCTGCTGTATAA
- the SRI gene encoding sorcin isoform X1, whose protein sequence is MAFPGQPVPGGGFYQGGYGGAPGGPAFPGQAQDPLYGYFAAVAGQDGQIDADELQRCLTQSGIAGAYKPFNLETCRLMISMLDRDMSGTLGFNEFKELWAVVNGWKQHFVSFDNDRSGTVDRQELEKALMNMGFRLSPQAVTAITRRYSTRGKITFDDYIACCVKLRALTECFRRRDTSQQGFVNFQYDDFIQCVMSV, encoded by the exons ATGGCGTTTCCCGGGCAGCCGGTGCCCGGCGGCGGTTTCTACCAGGGCGGG TATGGAGGAGCTCCAGGAGGGCCAGCATTCCCTGGACAAGCTCAGGATCCTTTGTATGGTTATTTTGCTGCAGTAGCAGGGCAG GATGGACAAATAGATGCTGATGAGCTACAGAGATGTCTCACCCAGTCAGGGATTGCAGGAGCGTATAAAC CTTTCAACTTAGAGACTTGCAGACTCATGATCTCAATGCTGGAT AGGGATATGTCTGGCACACTGGGATTTAATGAGTTTAAAGAACTCTGGGCTGTGGTCAATGGCTGGAAGCAACATTTTGTAAGTTTTGACAACGATAGAAGTGGTACAGTGGATCGTCAAGAACTAGAGAAAGCCTTGATGAATATGG gaTTTAGACTGAGCCCACAGGCAGTGACTGCAATCACAAGGCGGTACAGCACTCGTGGAAAGATTACATTTGACGATTACATTGCCTGCTGTGTGAAACTGAGAGCTCTCACTG AATGTTTTAGAAGAAGGGATACATCTCAGCAAGGTTTTGTGAACTTCCAGTATGATGAT ttcataCAGTGTGTTATGAGCGTCTGA
- the SRI gene encoding sorcin isoform X2 → MISMLDRDMSGTLGFNEFKELWAVVNGWKQHFVSFDNDRSGTVDRQELEKALMNMGFRLSPQAVTAITRRYSTRGKITFDDYIACCVKLRALTECFRRRDTSQQGFVNFQYDDFIQCVMSV, encoded by the exons ATGATCTCAATGCTGGAT AGGGATATGTCTGGCACACTGGGATTTAATGAGTTTAAAGAACTCTGGGCTGTGGTCAATGGCTGGAAGCAACATTTTGTAAGTTTTGACAACGATAGAAGTGGTACAGTGGATCGTCAAGAACTAGAGAAAGCCTTGATGAATATGG gaTTTAGACTGAGCCCACAGGCAGTGACTGCAATCACAAGGCGGTACAGCACTCGTGGAAAGATTACATTTGACGATTACATTGCCTGCTGTGTGAAACTGAGAGCTCTCACTG AATGTTTTAGAAGAAGGGATACATCTCAGCAAGGTTTTGTGAACTTCCAGTATGATGAT ttcataCAGTGTGTTATGAGCGTCTGA